A stretch of the Rhizomicrobium sp. genome encodes the following:
- the glmS gene encoding glutamine--fructose-6-phosphate transaminase (isomerizing): MCGIVGIAGTRDVAPVILDALRRLEYRGYDSAGIATLVGGQISRRRSPGKLGKLGEVLQGSPLAGHTGIGHTRWATHGAPTEVNAHPHASSKVAIVHNGIIENFRELREELVAKGHAFQSETDSEVAVHLVTDYLDQGMSPKEAAITAVRRLTGAYSLAMIFNEHEGLLIGARKGAPLAVGYGETEGYLGSDAFALAPFTNRVSYLEDGDVVVVDGPQISIFDEQGRPANREVKVTSASAAIVDKGGKRHFMAKEIAEQPEVIGHTLSHYIDAVGPNVALHEHGLAHALASAPRLLISACGTSYYAALVGKYWFEKYARMPVEVDVASELRYRDPVYAEGGAALFISQSGETADTLAAQRHAKEHGQVTLAMVNVVESSIAREADIVVPTFAGPEIGVASTKAFTCQLSALAALAIAAGRARGMLSAEEEARLCAALLETPRHIVEFLKQEPKFEELGQEIAKARDVLYLGRGPSFPIALEGALKLKEISYVHAEGYAAGEMKHGPIALIDENVPIIVIAPHDAVYEKTISNMQESMARGGKVMLISDAEGIRKAGDKLWHAIEVPDADPLIAPILYSIPVQLLAYYAAIAKGTDVDQPRNLAKSVTVE; the protein is encoded by the coding sequence CGACGCGCTCCGGCGCCTGGAATATCGCGGCTACGACTCCGCGGGCATCGCCACGCTGGTCGGCGGACAGATCTCGCGCCGCCGCTCGCCCGGCAAGCTCGGCAAGCTGGGCGAGGTGCTGCAGGGCAGCCCGCTCGCCGGCCACACCGGCATCGGCCACACCCGCTGGGCCACGCATGGCGCGCCGACCGAGGTGAACGCCCATCCGCATGCATCGTCCAAGGTCGCCATCGTCCACAACGGCATCATCGAGAACTTCCGCGAATTGCGCGAAGAGCTGGTCGCCAAGGGCCACGCATTCCAGTCTGAGACGGACTCCGAGGTCGCCGTGCACCTGGTGACCGACTATCTCGACCAGGGCATGAGTCCGAAGGAGGCCGCGATCACCGCGGTGCGCCGTCTCACCGGCGCCTATTCGCTCGCGATGATCTTCAACGAGCACGAAGGGCTCCTGATCGGCGCCCGCAAGGGCGCGCCGCTCGCCGTCGGCTATGGCGAGACCGAAGGCTATCTGGGCTCCGACGCCTTCGCCCTGGCGCCCTTCACGAACAGGGTTTCGTATCTGGAGGATGGCGACGTTGTGGTGGTCGACGGCCCGCAGATTTCGATTTTCGACGAGCAGGGCCGTCCCGCCAACCGGGAAGTCAAGGTCACCAGCGCTTCAGCGGCGATCGTCGACAAGGGCGGCAAGCGTCACTTCATGGCCAAGGAGATCGCCGAGCAGCCCGAAGTCATCGGCCACACGCTGTCGCATTACATCGATGCGGTCGGTCCGAACGTGGCGCTGCACGAACACGGCCTCGCGCATGCGCTGGCCTCGGCGCCGCGCCTGCTGATCTCGGCCTGCGGCACCTCCTACTATGCCGCCCTGGTCGGCAAATACTGGTTCGAGAAATACGCCCGCATGCCGGTCGAGGTCGATGTCGCGTCCGAGCTGCGCTACCGCGATCCGGTCTATGCCGAGGGCGGCGCGGCGCTCTTCATCTCGCAATCGGGCGAGACCGCCGACACCCTGGCGGCGCAGCGGCATGCGAAGGAACACGGCCAGGTCACGCTCGCCATGGTCAATGTCGTCGAGAGCTCCATCGCGCGCGAGGCCGATATCGTGGTGCCGACCTTCGCAGGTCCGGAGATCGGCGTCGCTTCGACCAAGGCCTTTACCTGTCAGCTTTCCGCCCTGGCGGCGCTCGCCATCGCGGCCGGCCGGGCGCGCGGCATGCTCTCGGCGGAGGAAGAAGCGCGGCTCTGCGCCGCTTTGCTCGAAACCCCGCGTCATATCGTCGAATTCCTCAAGCAGGAGCCGAAATTCGAGGAGCTCGGGCAGGAAATCGCCAAGGCCCGCGACGTGCTTTATCTGGGCCGCGGTCCGTCCTTTCCCATCGCGCTCGAGGGGGCTCTGAAGCTCAAGGAAATCTCCTATGTCCACGCCGAAGGTTATGCCGCGGGCGAGATGAAGCACGGGCCGATCGCGCTGATCGACGAGAACGTCCCAATCATCGTCATCGCGCCGCATGACGCGGTCTACGAGAAGACGATCTCCAACATGCAGGAGTCGATGGCGCGCGGCGGCAAGGTGATGCTGATCTCCGACGCCGAGGGTATCCGCAAAGCCGGCGACAAGCTGTGGCACGCCATCGAGGTGCCGGATGCCGATCCCCTGATCGCGCCGATCCTCTATTCGATCCCGGTGCAGCTGCTGGCCTATTACGCCGCCATCGCCAAGGGCACCGACGTCGACCAGCCGCGCAACCTTGCCAAGAGCGTCACGGTCGAATAG
- a CDS encoding shikimate kinase, translating to MRGHAIFLSGPIGTGKTTLGRALAERLGGEFIDGDGYTDQTRPWYCSIKRTSEAIVANGLSALETVPAVVVAYPLGCMNWIYFRRKFGDAGATPLFVSLRASYESITNPARGRVFAPWEHNRIREMIGEGYGARPFSDFVFDTDAGPFDETATRLTQAVRARLAIRP from the coding sequence ATGCGAGGACATGCGATCTTTCTCAGTGGGCCGATCGGTACCGGCAAGACGACGCTGGGCCGGGCTCTGGCGGAACGGCTGGGCGGTGAGTTCATCGACGGCGATGGATATACGGATCAGACGCGGCCGTGGTACTGCTCCATCAAGCGGACGAGCGAAGCGATCGTCGCAAACGGCCTGTCGGCGCTGGAGACGGTCCCGGCCGTGGTCGTTGCCTATCCGCTGGGCTGCATGAACTGGATCTATTTCCGGCGCAAATTCGGCGATGCCGGCGCGACACCGCTGTTCGTATCGCTGCGGGCCTCCTATGAGAGCATCACAAATCCGGCGCGCGGTCGCGTCTTCGCACCGTGGGAGCACAACCGCATCCGGGAGATGATCGGCGAAGGCTATGGCGCCAGGCCGTTCAGCGACTTCGTCTTCGACACGGACGCTGGCCCGTTCGACGAGACCGCCACCCGGTTGACCCAGGCCGTGCGGGCTCGGCTGGCTATTCGACCGTGA